The nucleotide window GCGCCGCCTTCCGCTCGCGTTTCGCTTCGAGCTCGTCGAGGCGCTCGCGCGCGTCCGCGATATCCGCTTCCCTGTCCTCGCGCTGCTGTTCGCGCTTGGCACGGGTCGTCCTCCGTTCGCTCAGCTCCTCCTCGATCTCGTCGAGTCGCGCCGCGTCGAACGCCTCGTCGAGCTCCGCAACCCGTTCTTCGACCGCCTTCCGCTCGGCGCGCAGCCGCGCCAGCGCCTCGCCCTCCTCGTCGACCACGGCCTGGCGCTCGTCGAGGCTCTCGGCGACGGGTTCGTGCTGAATGTAGGTCCGGTGAGCTTCCTCGGTTGCGGCGATCGTCTCCTTCGTCGTCTCGATCTCACGGTCGAGCCCGTCGAACTCGTCCAGCTCGTCGTCGAGCTCCCGGTAGGCGACGAGTCGCTCACCGAGCTCACTGCGCGCTTCGCGGAGGGTCGCTTCTACCCCGTCGGCGCTCTCGACCGTCGCCTTCGCGGTGTGATATTGCTCGGCTACACCGTCGAGCTCGGCCACTGCCTCGCGTTTGTCCGACAGTTCCTCGAGCCGTTCTTCGAACTCGTCGCGTTCGGTCTCGTACTCGCTCTTTTCGGCCTCCAGGTCGGCGATCCCTCCTTCGATCGAGTCATGCTCACGTTCGAGCTGCGGGATCCGGTCGGTCGCTTCCTTCGCCTCCCGAGCGGTCTCGATGCGCTCCTCGACGACCTCAATCTCTTCTTCGATCGCGGGTAGTCGCTCTTCTGTGAGTTCTTCGATACGCTCGCGGTTGCGCTCCAAGACGCTCTCGCGGTGGTCTGCGGTCACGGGCTGATCGCAGGTCGGACACGAGACCGCCGACTCGCCACCGATCTCGATGGCTTGCAGCTCCTCGTTCTGTTCGCGGAGTTCCTCGTGCTCGGCTTGCAGGGCTTTTCGCTCGGCGAGCAAGTCCTGTCGGTCGTCCTGGCGTGTGGCGAGCGTTTCGGCCTCGTCGCGCTGCGCTTCGGCCTCCTCGATCTCCGCTTCGAGCTCCGTGGCTTCGGCGCGCAGTTCCTCGATCTCGTCGTCGACATCCGCGAGTTCGTCCACGAGTTCGTCGCGGCGCTCGGCATCGTCCTCCAGCTGCGAGACCTCCTCCTGAAGCGCCTCGTAGCGCTCCTTTTCGGGTTCGAGCTCGCGCACCCGTTCGCGCGCTGTCTCAGCCGCATGGAGGTCGTCCTTCGAGCTGGCGACCCGATGTTTGAGCAGGTCGATCTCACTGCCGAGATCGGTGCGCTCGTCGTCGATCCCGTCGCGTTCGTTCCGTCGTTCTTCCAGTTCGTCGAGGCGTTCCTGAGCGCTCTCGTGGCGTTCGTACTCCTCGCGGACCGCCGCGAGCGTCTCGCCGGCCGTTCGGGCCTCGTCACGGTGCTCTTTGGCCGTTTGGAGGCTCTCTTCCTGGGCCGGGATCTTCGTCTTTTCGAGCGTCGTCAGATCCTGCTCGGCATCGTCGAGCTCGTCCTCGATCCCTTCGAGCCGCTCGCGCTCGCTATCGAGCTCCTCGATCGTCCCGGTCAGCGCCTCGATCTCGTCGTCGAGCTTCGCGATGGTCGCCTCGTGCTCCTCGACGCGCTCTTCGACGTCTGGAAGCTCCTCCAGTCTGGCGTCGAGAGCGATGATCTCGTCGCGGTGGTCCTGGATGTCCGCGTCGAACTCCTCGTCGAGCCCGCCGAGGGATTTGTAGGCTTCGCGATAGCGCTCGATGTCGAACAGCGGGTCGAACGTGTCGATGCGCTCGGTCTCGGTCTTCGTGAAATCCGCGAGGAAGTCCGTCTGGGCGACGCCGACGCTTCGCTCCCACACCTCCGAGAGATCGCCGGGATCGTCGACGCCGAGCTGCCCGCAGAGCCAGCCCTTGATCTCGCTCGTTCCGTCGAGCGAGAGGTTGTCGCCGTTCCCGTCGAGCACCTCGTACTTCGACCGGCCGGCCCACCGACGGACCGTGTATTGCGCGTCGCTCGTCCGGTTCGTGAACGTCACGCCGATCACGCCCGAGGATTCGCCCTCGCGCACGAGCCGATCCTGCTTGCTGAACGGATGGCTGTCGAACAGCGCGTAGCCGACGGCCTCCTGGATCGTGCTCTTGCCGGCCCCGTTGTCGCCGAGGATCGCCGTTACGCCCTCGCCGAGATCGACGGTCGTCTTCTCGCCGTAGCTCTTGATATCGTCGAGCGTCACCGACTCGATGACGATGCTCATTCGTCGCCCCGCGCGTCGAGCGTCTGCTGACTCGTTCGTCGGTTAGTCTGTTCGTCGCTCATCGAAGTGGCCTCGTCGTCCGCCTCCCCTGCGCCGTCGGGGAACAGTTCGCGTCGGCGTTCGCCGAGATAATCGGCGACCTCGCTCACGCCCTGCTCGTCCTCGGTGACGAGCCCTTCGAGCTCGTCGAGCGTCCGGGCCACGGCCTCGGTTTCGGCGCTGTAACGCGATTCGCCAGCGATAGTGTCGAACACCCGTTCTTGGAGCACATCGGTGTTGACGGTGCCGTCGGCGTCGAAGGCCTCGTCGCGCTCGATGTCGCCGAGCAGTTCCGCGATCGCCTTGCGCTCGGTGTTGTTCGTCGGCTGGACGTGCAACGCGTCGAGCCGGTCGACGGCGAACGCGCGCAGCGCCTCGACGTCGAAACTCCCGTGATCGAGGAGCAGCGTGCCGACGAATCTGATGTTCACGACCGGCGCACGACGGTCGCCGTTGCCGTCGCGGTGGATATCGCGCTCGCAGGTCCGCTCGACTGCCGCGCGCTCGTCGTCGAGCGCGTCCGCGAACTCACCACGGAGATCCTCGAAGGTGCGATAGCCCGATACGTCGAAGTTCATGGTGTGGTACGGCCGGCGCTTCGAGAGGTGATGTTCGGCGGTTCCCTCCCTCGTATCGAGGAGGTAGTAGCCGTGGCTCTCGTCCCACCGGCCTTCCTGGATATCGAGCGCTTCGAGACTACCCGGATTCCGGCCGACGTCGCCGGTCTCGTACTGTTTGTGGATGTGACCGAGCGCGAGGTAGTCGACGTGCTCCTCGATCGGCGTCAGCCACGCGCGCTTGACGGTCGCGCCGAGATCCGGCACCGCGTCGTCGACGCCGAAGTGAGCGAGCAGCACGGTCGTATCGGCCGGCCCGTCGCGCTCCTCGACCGCCCGGATTCCCTCGGCGATCCTCGGGAGGTCGCTCTCGATGTACGCGCCCCGGTACGGCACGCCGAAACAGCGCACCGTCTCCCCTTCGTCCTCGATATCGACGAACCCACCGCCGCCCCGTCGTGGATCGTCGAGGTCGGTTCTGACGAACACCGGGTCGTCCCCGGGATCGCCCGACAGCAGCGTGATGAGACCGGTGTCGTTGAGATACTGCAGCCACGTCAGCTCCCGGCGAGCACCCATGCTCTGATCGTGGTTGCCGGGCGAGACAATCACCGGTACGTCGACGTCGGCGAGGACGGACTCGGCCTCGCTGAGTGTCTTCGGACTCACGTCCCTGGAGTCGAAGAGATCGCCCGGGAGCAGGATGGCGGTCACGTCGTGCTCGCGAACCTTTCCGAGAAAATGCTCGAAGGCGAGTTTGACGTCCGCCTCGCGCTGCTCGCGACCGTACTGTCTGTGGCCGAGATGGACGTCGGCGACGTGTGCGAGCCGCACGCTCACCACCCCGACGCACGCGGGACTGTGCGATCGATCGAACGATGCGACGTGAAGGGCGGGCGAAGCGACACGATACAGGAACTCGCCACGCGACGACGCATAAATCTGAGCAAAGCGGAGCGAAAGTGGAACTGGCGATCGCCCGACGGGCGTGCATGCCGGCGCGAACGTACGTGGTCGAGACGGCGGGCCGGAACGGTTTTGCCGCGGGCGCGAGAGGGAGGCCGTATGATAGACGAGACGGTCGAGGAGATCCGCGAGATGCAGACCCACAGCTCCTCGGTGGTCGCCGTCAAAGCCGCCCGCGCGCTCGAATCGCTCACCGAGCGCGAGTTCCGGAGCCTCGACGACTATCTCCGTGACGTCGAGCGCAACTCGACGACGCTCCGACAGGCCAACCCCTCCCACGCCTCCCTCCAGAACACCCAGCGCGAGATCGTCGCCGCGCTCGACGATGAGTTCCCGGACATCGAGGCGGCCAAGGCCCGCACGCGGGAGGCGGCCCGGAACGTGATCGAGCGCGTCGAGATGGCCAAACGCCGCGCGGCCGAGTACGGCGCGATGGCGCTCGACGACGGGATGACGGTGCTCACGCACGACTACTCCTCGACGGTGCTCGAAGCGATCGAACTCGCCGGGCGCGAGGGGGCCGATCTCACCGTCTACGTGACCGAGGCGCGACCGCGCTATCTCGGGCGCAAGAGCGCGCGCACGCTCGCGGCGATCGACCGCGTCGAGACACACCTCGTCGTCGACAGCGCCTGCGGCCACTTCCTTCCCGAGTGCGATCGTGTGCTCATGGGGATGGACTGTATCGTCGGCGAGACCCTCTACAACCGCATCGGCAGCCTCCCGATCGCCGCGACCGCCGCCGAGACCGACACGCCGGTGACGGTCGTCGGCTCCGGCGCGAAGATCATCGACGACGGGTTCGTCTTCGAGAACGAGTTCCGATCGAGTAGCGAAGTGATGCGCGAGCCCGCCGAGGGGTTCTGGATCGAGAACCCGGCCTACGACGCGACGCCGCTCTCGCTCGTCGATTCGGTCATCACCGACGAAGGCATGCGCTGACTACGCGTAGACGACTTCTCGGGGGCGGTTCGCGATCGTCGCGCCACAGTCGGGACAGCGGTAGACGACCCGATCTGGGTCGTCCTCGGCGGGTTCGACCCGCCAGTCGCCGTCGATCGGACTTGCGTGACCGCACGTGGGACAGAAGAGCGTGCCCTTTCGCGGTGCGCCGCTGGTTGTGGATTGTCGTGCTGTTCTCATCGGTTTCGGCTACGGGCGCGAGAGCAATAGTATTGGCGGCTGACGGTGTTTAATGGTGTTCGTTCCCGGTCGATAGTGGGAGTCAGTACTGATAGCGGCGGACGTCGTCCTGGTTCTGGGATTGACCCTGCATCTCCATCCCGCCAGTCATCTCGTCGAACGTCATCCCCGAGAGATACTCGTCGTAGGTCACGTCGTAGCCGCCACGGAGGTGGAAGTCGAGCCGGCCGGTCTCGACGCTGGTCTGGAAGAGCATGTGGACCGCCCGTCGGAGCAGTTCGTCGGTCTCCTCGGGGCCGAGCGCGCAGGTGAGCAGCGCGAGTTCGTTGCGCGTCTCGCGGTCGAGATCCATAGCTACCTCGTCGCCGAGATCGGTGTAGCGCGATTCGACGTCGGCGGAGAGATCGTCGAGACTCATGGCCGGTCTGGGTCTGCCGCCCGCAAACCGCTTTCGGGTCGATTCCCTGTCGAACCGCCACGCGTATGACGTCCACGGCCGAACGAACGACGAATGAGCGAGTCCGCGTTCTCGTTGCCGGACGACCCCGATACCGTCCGCCGTGCGCTCGTCGAGTGGTACGAGGCGGACCATCGCGGGTTCCCGTGGCGCGAGACGACCGATCCGTACGAGATCCTCGTCTCGGAGGTGATGAGCCAGCAGACTCAGCTCGAACGGGTCGTCGAGGCGTTCGACGGGTTCGTCGAGCGCTGGCCCGACGCCGAGCGCCTCGCGGCCGCCGATCGCTCGGCCGTGGTCGGTTTCTGGAGCGATCACAGCCTCGGCTACAACAATCGGGCGCGCTATCTCCACGAGGCCGCCGGACAGGTGATGACCGAGTTCGACGGCGAGTTCCCCGAGACGCCCGGCGAACTCCAGGAGCTCCAGGGCGTCGGTCCCTACACCGCGAACGCGGTGGCGAGCTTCGCCTTCAACAACGGGAACGCGGTCGTCGACACGAACGTCAAGCGTGTGCTCCACCGGGCGTTCGACATCCCCGACGACGATGACGCCTTCGCGGATGCTGCCGGGGAACTGATGCCCGCTGGCGAGTCGCGAACCTGGAACAACGCGATCATGGAACTGGGTGGTGTGGCGTGTACGAAAACGCCCGCCTGCGACGACGCATCCTGCCCCTGGCGCGCGTGGTGTGACGCCTACGCAACCGGCGATTTCAGCGCACCCGACGTACCCACGCAGTCGCCGTTCGAGGGGAGTCGTCGGCAGTTCCGCGGGCGCACCGTCCGGATTCTCGGCGAGTACGACGAGCTGGCGCTCTCGGAGCTCGGCCCGAGAGTCCGTGTCGACTACACGACTGACGGCGAGCACGGCCGCGAATGGCTGCAGGAACTACTCGCCGATCTCGAAGACGACGGACTGGTCGCTGTCGATACCGACGGCGAGACGACCGTCAGACTACAACGCTGACGATCGCCGGAAACAGGTTCGCTCGCCCCGATCAGAGGATGAGCGAGATGATGGCGAGAATGACGAAGATGATGATGAGAATGCGGGCGATTCCGGCCGACAGCCCTGCGATGCCCTGTGCACCGGCGAGGTAGGCGACGATCGCGAGGACGATGAAGACGACTGCCAGGTAGAGGAAGTCGCCGGAGAACTGCAGCGCCGCTCCGGTGAGGGCGAGCGGGTTCATCGGAACGCTCCGACGGCCGCGGTCAGTCGGTGGCGATGACGATTGGAGGCTGTTTCGAACATCACGTCCAGTGATAGTCGGATCCGTCCCTCACGGTGTGGCTTGCAGAAGACGGGTCGTTAATACTGTCGGACAGATCTGATCGAGAACCTGTGACGCGAAACTCAGTTCGTTGTAGTGGGTTCGCGGAATCGAATCTTCACGTACTTCTGTCCGACAGTATAAATCGTGGGCGGGGAGAGCGTTGGCAAGCAGGCGGTCCTGGCGGCGGGTTTCGAAGGCCTTAACAGCGATTGCCCGGAAGGATCGGTAACTCGCTGGTATCGGGCACCGGCGGGCACCTGCTCGCGTGAACCCACGCAGCGGGTCGGTATGTGGCCCTCACAGGCTGAACCCGCAACGCCCGCAGACAACCATGGCACGAAGCTTCTACGCACACATCGGTGACGCGTGGCACGATGCGGAAAACGAGAAACACGCCGACCTCCAGTGGCGACGACTCCAGGAGTGGCGCGAACAGGGCGCGATCGAGCGCATCGAGCGCCCGACCCGCCTCGACCGGGCGCGCTCGCTCGGCTACAAGGCCAAACAGGGCGTCGTCCTCGCCCGCGTCGCGGTCCGGAAAGGTACCGCGCGCAAGGTGCGCCACAAGGCCGGACGACGGACGAAACGCCAGGGCGTCAACCGCGTCACCCGGCGGAAATCCGTCCAGCGCATCGCCGAGGAGCGCTCCAGCCGGAAGTTCAAGAACCTCCGCGTGCTCAACTCCTACCCCGTCGGCGAGGACGGCTCGCAGAAGTGGTTCGAAGTCATCCTCATCGATCCCGAGCATCCGGCCATCGAGAACGACGACGATCTGAACTGGATCTGTGACGACACCCACCGCGGCCGGGCGTTCCGCGGGCTCACCAGCGCCGGCACGAGCGGGCGCGGGCTCGACGAGAAGGGCAAGGGTGCCGAGCACACCCGCCCGAGCGTCCACAGCGATCGCGGCCGCGGGAAGTAAGCCCGACCTTTCTTGCGTCACGAGCGCTTCGGTTCTCCAATGAGCCACGATGCTCAAACGGAAGCGGGATCGGAGACGCTCACGATGTACGCCGACTACGTCTGTCCGTTCTGTTATCTCGGCGAAGCCTCGTTGGAGCAGTACCAGGAAGGCCGGGACGAACCGCTTGCCGTCGAGTGGCATCCCTTCGACCTTCGCGGCGGCCAGCGCGGGCCCGACGGCGAGCTCGACTCGACCGCGGACGACGGCAAGGACGAGGACTACTACGCGCAGGCCAAGGAGAACGTCGAGCGCCTCCAGGAGGAGTACGACGTCGAGATGTCGCTGTCGATCGCGACCGACGTGGACTCGAAAAACGCCCAACAGGCCGCGCTCTACGTCCGCGAGGCCTATCCCGAGACATTCGAAACGTTCCACGAAGCGGTGTTCGACGCGCTCTGGCAGGACGAACGCGACATCGGCGATCCCGACGTGCTCGTGGATATCGCGACGGATTTGGGGATCGACGCCGACGATCTCCGAGCAGCGATCGCCGACGACGAGCGCGAGGAAGCCCTCGAAGAGCGGTTTGCCGAGGCCAAGCAGACGGGCGTCACGG belongs to Halococcus qingdaonensis and includes:
- a CDS encoding AAA family ATPase; protein product: MSIVIESVTLDDIKSYGEKTTVDLGEGVTAILGDNGAGKSTIQEAVGYALFDSHPFSKQDRLVREGESSGVIGVTFTNRTSDAQYTVRRWAGRSKYEVLDGNGDNLSLDGTSEIKGWLCGQLGVDDPGDLSEVWERSVGVAQTDFLADFTKTETERIDTFDPLFDIERYREAYKSLGGLDEEFDADIQDHRDEIIALDARLEELPDVEERVEEHEATIAKLDDEIEALTGTIEELDSERERLEGIEDELDDAEQDLTTLEKTKIPAQEESLQTAKEHRDEARTAGETLAAVREEYERHESAQERLDELEERRNERDGIDDERTDLGSEIDLLKHRVASSKDDLHAAETARERVRELEPEKERYEALQEEVSQLEDDAERRDELVDELADVDDEIEELRAEATELEAEIEEAEAQRDEAETLATRQDDRQDLLAERKALQAEHEELREQNEELQAIEIGGESAVSCPTCDQPVTADHRESVLERNRERIEELTEERLPAIEEEIEVVEERIETAREAKEATDRIPQLEREHDSIEGGIADLEAEKSEYETERDEFEERLEELSDKREAVAELDGVAEQYHTAKATVESADGVEATLREARSELGERLVAYRELDDELDEFDGLDREIETTKETIAATEEAHRTYIQHEPVAESLDERQAVVDEEGEALARLRAERKAVEERVAELDEAFDAARLDEIEEELSERRTTRAKREQQREDREADIADARERLDELEAKRERKAALEAEMTELERDREFARWARDSLQQGAEDLRDLTTSEIGDRANDIYQALRAAPTETLVWDRTYNLRVRVRGQNKPFDTLSGGEKMAAALSVRLAILERLAAVGMAFLDEPTANLDEHKKRNLVDQLEEFDRLNQLLVVSHDRTFESMTERAIELEKDEDREMTRVVSD
- a CDS encoding metallophosphoesterase family protein — translated: MSVRLAHVADVHLGHRQYGREQREADVKLAFEHFLGKVREHDVTAILLPGDLFDSRDVSPKTLSEAESVLADVDVPVIVSPGNHDQSMGARRELTWLQYLNDTGLITLLSGDPGDDPVFVRTDLDDPRRGGGGFVDIEDEGETVRCFGVPYRGAYIESDLPRIAEGIRAVEERDGPADTTVLLAHFGVDDAVPDLGATVKRAWLTPIEEHVDYLALGHIHKQYETGDVGRNPGSLEALDIQEGRWDESHGYYLLDTREGTAEHHLSKRRPYHTMNFDVSGYRTFEDLRGEFADALDDERAAVERTCERDIHRDGNGDRRAPVVNIRFVGTLLLDHGSFDVEALRAFAVDRLDALHVQPTNNTERKAIAELLGDIERDEAFDADGTVNTDVLQERVFDTIAGESRYSAETEAVARTLDELEGLVTEDEQGVSEVADYLGERRRELFPDGAGEADDEATSMSDEQTNRRTSQQTLDARGDE
- a CDS encoding translation initiation factor eIF-2B → MIDETVEEIREMQTHSSSVVAVKAARALESLTEREFRSLDDYLRDVERNSTTLRQANPSHASLQNTQREIVAALDDEFPDIEAAKARTREAARNVIERVEMAKRRAAEYGAMALDDGMTVLTHDYSSTVLEAIELAGREGADLTVYVTEARPRYLGRKSARTLAAIDRVETHLVVDSACGHFLPECDRVLMGMDCIVGETLYNRIGSLPIAATAAETDTPVTVVGSGAKIIDDGFVFENEFRSSSEVMREPAEGFWIENPAYDATPLSLVDSVITDEGMR
- a CDS encoding phage terminase large subunit family protein — translated: MRTARQSTTSGAPRKGTLFCPTCGHASPIDGDWRVEPAEDDPDRVVYRCPDCGATIANRPREVVYA
- a CDS encoding A/G-specific adenine glycosylase, whose protein sequence is MSESAFSLPDDPDTVRRALVEWYEADHRGFPWRETTDPYEILVSEVMSQQTQLERVVEAFDGFVERWPDAERLAAADRSAVVGFWSDHSLGYNNRARYLHEAAGQVMTEFDGEFPETPGELQELQGVGPYTANAVASFAFNNGNAVVDTNVKRVLHRAFDIPDDDDAFADAAGELMPAGESRTWNNAIMELGGVACTKTPACDDASCPWRAWCDAYATGDFSAPDVPTQSPFEGSRRQFRGRTVRILGEYDELALSELGPRVRVDYTTDGEHGREWLQELLADLEDDGLVAVDTDGETTVRLQR
- a CDS encoding DUF1328 family protein, with the protein product MNPLALTGAALQFSGDFLYLAVVFIVLAIVAYLAGAQGIAGLSAGIARILIIIFVILAIISLIL
- a CDS encoding 50S ribosomal protein L15e; translation: MARSFYAHIGDAWHDAENEKHADLQWRRLQEWREQGAIERIERPTRLDRARSLGYKAKQGVVLARVAVRKGTARKVRHKAGRRTKRQGVNRVTRRKSVQRIAEERSSRKFKNLRVLNSYPVGEDGSQKWFEVILIDPEHPAIENDDDLNWICDDTHRGRAFRGLTSAGTSGRGLDEKGKGAEHTRPSVHSDRGRGK
- a CDS encoding DsbA family oxidoreductase; this translates as MSHDAQTEAGSETLTMYADYVCPFCYLGEASLEQYQEGRDEPLAVEWHPFDLRGGQRGPDGELDSTADDGKDEDYYAQAKENVERLQEEYDVEMSLSIATDVDSKNAQQAALYVREAYPETFETFHEAVFDALWQDERDIGDPDVLVDIATDLGIDADDLRAAIADDEREEALEERFAEAKQTGVTGVPTFAYEGYAARGAVPPAQLERLVEG